A DNA window from Ranitomeya imitator isolate aRanImi1 chromosome 2, aRanImi1.pri, whole genome shotgun sequence contains the following coding sequences:
- the LOC138663617 gene encoding oocyte zinc finger protein XlCOF6-like: MDMERNKMAERILRLTLEILFRLTGEDYTIVKQISRERCQDPVTEGWSRPLSPITGPPPHSLIHEDINDQKILELTYKMIELLTREVPIRCQDVVVYFSMEEWAYLEGHKDLYKDVMVEGHQPLTSPDLSSKRTTPERCPRHLLPQDCKQEDPIVSQNHQGEDLTHINTTETYVRGDEWCKEEIPTYDYPDNCTRRPERELTPSILKLDDFEIPQDTIEMNAITPDIPSSLHSKGLSSDSLPITKENQRPKRGIKKQTAPKARKSFSCSECGKCFNQKWNLDEHQRTHTGEKPFSCSECGKCFNRKQHLDKHKRTHTGEKPFSCSECGKCFIQKVNLDSHQRTHTGEKPFSCSECGKCFKKKGHLDSHYRTHTGEKPFSCLECEKCFVEKSHLIEHQRLHTGEKPFFCSECGKCFVKKSQLVRHHSTHTGEKPFSCSHCGKCFNRKSNLDKHQKLHTGEKPFSCSECGKYFVEKSLLVRHHRTHTGEKPFSCSECEKYFVDKSLLARHHRTHTEEKPFSCSECGRFFDWKSNLDSHQITHTGEKPFSCSECGKCFTRKSNLDSHQTTHTGEKPFSCSECGKRFTRKSNLDEHQRTHTGEKPFSCSECGKCFIRKSNLDTHQRTHTGEKPFSCPECGKCFVKKSQLVKHHTIHTGEKPLGWCQHGR; the protein is encoded by the exons ATGGATATGGAGAGGaacaagatggcagagaggatattacgcctcaccctagagatcctcttccgtcttactggagag gattacacaatagtgaaACAAATTTCTAGAgaacgctgtcaggaccctgtgactGAGGGATGGagcagacccctgagcccaatcacgggaccTCCACCTCACtcactgatacatgaggacatcaatgaccaaaagatcctagaactcacctacaagatgattgagctactgactagagag gttcctataaggtgtcaggatgtcgtcgtctatttctccatggaggagtgggcgtatttagaaggacacaaagatctgtacaaggacgtcatggtgGAGGGtcaccagcccctcacatcaccag atctatccagtaagaggacaacaccagagagatgtccccgtcatcttcttccacaggactgtaaacaagaggaTCCCATTGTCTCTcagaatcatcag ggtgaagatctgacccatattaatactacagagacatatgtgaggggtgatgagtggtgtaaagaggagattcctacttatgactacccag ataacTGTACCAGGAGACCAGAGAGAGAGCTGACACCTTCAATTTTAAAATTAGATGATTTTGAGATCCCGCAGGATACAATTGaaatgaatgccattactccagatataccatcatcccttcacagcaaaggtcTGTCATCTGATTCACTACCgattactaaggaaaatcaaagacccaaaagaggcattaaaaaacaaactgctcctaaagcaaggaAGTCTttctcgtgttcagaatgtgggaaatgttttaatcagaagtggaatcttgatgaacaccaaagaacccacacaggggagaagcctttttcatgttcagaatgtgggaaatgttttaaccggaaacagCATCTTGATAAACAcaaaagaacccacacaggagaaaagcctttttcctgttcagaatgtgggaaatgttttatccagaaagtgaatcttgatagccaccagagaacccacacaggggagaagcctttttcatgttcagaatgtgggaaatgttttaagaagaaagggCATCTTGATAGCCactatagaactcacacaggggagaagcctttttcatgtttagaatgtgagaaatgttttgtagAGAAATCACATCTTATCGAACATCAGagactccacacaggggagaagccttttttctgttcagagtgtggaaaatgttttgtgaagaaatcacAACTTGTTAGACACCATagcactcacacaggggagaagcctttttcatgttctcattgtgggaaatgttttaaccggaaatcgaaTCTTGATAAACACCAGAAActccacacaggagaaaagcctttttcatgttcagaatgtggaaaatattttgtagAGAAATCTCTCCTTGTTagacaccatagaactcacacaggggagaagcctttttcatgttcagaatgtgaaaaatatTTTGTAGATAAATCTCTCCTTGCTAGACACCATAGaacccacacagaggagaagcctttttcatgttcagaatgtgggagattTTTTGACTGGAAAtcgaatcttgatagccaccaaataactcacacaggggagaagcctttctcgtgttcagaatgtgggaaatgttttacccggaaatcaaatcttgatagccaccaaacaactcacacaggggaaaagcctttctcatgttcagaatgtgggaaacgttttactCGGAAATCAAATCTTGatgaacaccaaagaacccacacaggagagaagcctttttcatgttcagaatgtgggaaatgttttatccggaAATCGAATCTTGAtacacaccagagaacccacacaggggagaagcctttttcctgtccagagtgtggaaaatgttttgtgaagaaatcacAACTTGTTAAACATCAtacaatccacacaggggagaagcctttgggatggtgccagcatgggaggtga